From the Canis lupus dingo isolate Sandy chromosome 37, ASM325472v2, whole genome shotgun sequence genome, one window contains:
- the C37H2orf88 gene encoding small membrane A-kinase anchor protein — MGCMKSKQTFPFPTTFESEKQHASEESFMSEERFLPRMPSPDTVRKEAKEPPAPKIVIFEFAHRLSQEILSDALKQWAGENIKYYDIPYIESEGP; from the coding sequence ATGGGCTGCATGAAATCAAAGCAAACTTTCCCATTTCCCACCACATTTGAGAGCGAGAAGCAACATGCAAGTGAAGAAAGCTTCATGTCCGAAGAGAGATTCCTACCCAGGATGCCTTCCCCAGATACCGTCAGAAAGGAAGCGAAGGAACCACCAGCGCCTAAAATTGTGATTTTCGAATTTGCACACCGCCTATCCCAGGAGATCTTGAGTGACGCCTTGAAGCAGTGGGCAGGCGAGAACATCAAGTACTATGACATCCCATACATTGAGAGTGAAGGGCCATGA